gcattcaaatggcaccgtatgaggctttgtatggtaggcggtgtcggtttctagtgggttggttcgagccgggcaaggctaggctattggggattcAGGATCGACTTTGCACAAcctagtccagatagaagagttatgcggatcggaaggtttgcgatgttgcattcatggttggagagaaggTCTTGCTccaggtttcacccatgaagagtGTCATGAGGTtagggaagaagggcaagctgagcccgaggtttattggcccattcgaGTTGTTGCGGTTAGTTGGGGAGGTCGCTTATGAGCTTGACTTGCCTCCCGGCCTAGCAAGACTTCATctagtatttcatatttctatgctctagaagtatcacaatgatccatctcatgtgttggatttcagcatagcccagttggacaaggatttatctTACGTTGAGGAGTCGGTGGCCATTTGGACAGGTAGGTTGGAAAGCttaggtcaaagaacattgctttagtgaaggttcagtggaggggtcagccggTTGAGGAGGCAACTCGAGAGATCGAGCATGATATGTGCAactgttatcctcatcttttcaccacttcaggtatatctctgtgctcgttcgaggacaaatgattgttttaagagggggaggatgtaatgacccggctagtctttttgagagtattagccccgatcccctatttactgTTTTCCCTGTATCATTCTATGCTTATGTAACTTGCCGAGAGGTTTTGTTTTGATTTCAGAgtgatttgggacacttagtccctaaaatggAAGCATAAGTTCTAGGATTTTGGCCGTAGTTGGAACTATGTGAAGATGACTCCGGAATGAATTTTTGTCACTTCCTTTAGctatgttgggtgattttggacttaggagcgtgtccggattgtgattgGAGGTATGTAGCTGAATTAgtcttgaaatggcaaaagttgaatttttgggaagtttgtcggtagtggactttttgatatcggggtcggattccatttccgaaagttggagcaggtccataatggaaaatatgacttgtgtgcaaaatttgaggtcaatcaaatatgatttgataggtttcggtatcggttgtagaagtttgaagtttcaaagttcattaagcttgaattggggtgcgattcgtgtTTTTACTGTTTTTTGATATGATTTGAAGGctcaactaagtttgtatgatggcttaggacttgttggtatactTGGTTttgatcccgggggcctcggattgatttcggatggttaccAGATCATTTGGAGTTGTGCTGGATTGGCAGAAGTTTGTTGCacctggtgtaatcgcacctgcgcacTTTGGTCCGcatgtaaggccccgtaaaattttACCTAAAACACAGAATTTTGTGGTGCAGAGTTAGGCTTATGTGTTAAAGATTGTAGAGATTCTTCGCGACGAGTGGGCTGAGCAGTGTGTTGGTAAGCTGAAGAAAATTTTCACAAGTTCAGGGCTTTTTTGTGCGGCCAATTCTGTCGTGGAGTGAAGTAGAGATTTCAGCTAATTTTTGGACAAAATATGCAGTCCATTGTGCGGTCGCATAATcattttgcggaccgcataacccATTGCAAATCCCTACATTGAAATTCCCAGAGGGATGTTCTATGGCGTATTATGCGACTATACAACCGGTTTGCGAACCGCATACTGTCGCAGACCGAAGAAGAAAATTCCAGTCCCTGAGAGCCATTATACGGCCCTTTTGTGAACTGCAGAAGCAATGCGACCATAGAGCTGTATCAGAGCcgcaattttttaatttttaaacccGATCCTATGTCGTTAAAACATATGGCACAGttcattttgagcatatttctGATACTTTAGAGTGTGAGAAAGTGATGTTCATCAAACTACTCTTCAACTCTTGCTAAAACTTGGAAGATTATCAAGGAAAGCACCTAGGTCTTCATCCTAAAGATAAGAATCTATACCCTAGCCTTTAATTTCGAAAAACAATTAGAAGTGGGTAATTAGCAAGATGGTTCATGGGTAAGAAGGTTGTTTATTTTGCATGCATATGTTTGTAAAACAGTATAGGAAGATTGTGAGCTAAaattgtaaggaagaaagatggatcgATATGGATGTGTATTAACTACCggcaactcaacaaagtcacaatcaaaaataagtACCCACTAACaaggatagatgatttgtttgatcaattaCTGGGTGCTAAGTACTTCTCCAAAATTGATTTACGgtccgggtatcaccaattgaagatcaggagCAGGATATTTTAAAAATAGGTTTTAGGGCCCGGTATAggcactttgaatttctggtGATATCTTTTTGGCTAACAAATGCCCGACAGCATTCATGGATCtcatgaatcgagtcttcaagccttttcttGACTCTTTTGTAATAGTGTTCATTGACCATATTCTTGTGTATTCACAAAGTCGAGAGGACCACGCTGATcatctcagggcagttctgcagactcTTCATCAGCACCAATTGTATGcaaagttttcgaaatgtgaattttggcttgaatctgttatattcttgggtcatgtcatcTCCAGGGAAGGAATTAAGGTTGATCCTcagcagtaaagaattggcctagacctacaactCTAATAGAGATTTATAGTTTCTTGGGCTTAGCAGGGTATTATAGGAAGTTTATGGAGGGGttctctactcttgcctctccattgactaaattgacatAGAAAGCgattaagttccaatggtccgatgcttgtgaaaggagcttCTAGGagttgaaatcaagattgactacggCGCCAGTATTAACCCTTCCAGAGGGTACATATGGGTTTGTGGTATACTATGATGCTTCAAGGATTGTACTTGGGTATGTATTAATGCAATATGGCAAGGtgatagcttatgcttctaggcaactcaagagtCATGAAAAGAGCTATCTGacacatgacttagagcttgAAGCTGTGGTATTTGCTCTGAAGATTTGGCatcattatctgtatggggtccatgtggatgtattcacGGACCCCAAGAgctttcaatatattttcaaacagaAGGAATTGAATATCAGGCAGAGAAGATGACTGGAGTTACTCAAAGACTACGACATCAATATTttatatcattcgggaaaggctaacattgtggcggatgctcttagtcgaaaatctatAGGAAGTTTGGCCCACTTGGAAGCATATCAAAGACTGTTGGACAGGGAGGTTAATtggttggctagtttgggagttcgccttgcggaCTCTAGTGAAGTTGGGATGATTATGCAGAATAAGTCTGAATGATTGCTTGTGGTGGCGGTCAAAGAAAAGTAGTACAACGATCCATTGTTGGTACAAGTAAAGGAGGGAATTCATAAACATAAGACCACAACTTTTTTCTCTTGGAAAGGATGATGGTGCACTACGGTACCAAGGGCGACTATGTGTTCAAAATATAGATGGTCTTCGGGAAAGAATCATGGCTgaagctcacacttctaggtatttcgtgcacccaggttctacaaaaatgtatcatgatatcaaggcAGTCTATTGGTGGAATGAAATGAAGATgaatgtggcggactttgtggtaAAATGTCCAAACTACCAGCAAGTGAAGGCCGAGCATCAAAGGCCCAGTGGCTTGGCACAGAatatagaaattccaatgtggaagtgGGAAATGATTAATATAGACTTTGTGGTAGGACTAACACGCACTCCTAAGTAGTTTAACTTAATTTGGTTGATTGCATACCGACTCAGGAAGTCATCACACTTCTTGCCAATTAAATCTTTCGACATAGTGGAACAATATGCTccgttgtatatcaaagaaatagtcaggttgcatggcactctagTTTCTATCACATACTGACGGGAAAGCAGAGAGGACTATTCAGACGGTTGAGGATATGTTGTGTGCTTGCTTCCttgacttcaaaggtagctgggatgatcatttaccactcatagaattttcttacaacaacaactataatgctagtattcagatggcaccatttgaggcgttatatggtaggagatgtaggtctcccatcgGGTGGTTCGAGATTGGGGAGGCTGAATTAATAGGACCAGACCTCATACATCAAGCTATAGAAAAGGTTAACATCATTAAGGAGCagttgaaaactgctcaaagcCATCAAAAGTCCTATTCAGATGTTCGTCGAAGAGAGTTGGaattcaaagaagatgattgggtattcttgaaggtttcccccatgaatggtataatgcggtttggaaagaaaaggaaattgaGTTCGAGGTATGTCGGGCAGTAAGAATCATTCAAATTATTGGTCAGGTGGCGTACAAACTTGAGATTCCACCTGAGATGTCACAAATGTACCCAGTACtacatgtgtctatgttgaagaaggtagttggagatcTGCCGCTTATTGTGCTAGTTGAGACTAtcgaggttaatgaagaactatcatataaagaaattccagttgccattcttgataggcaagtccgaaagttgataaataaagaaattgcctccgtgaaagtgttatggcaaaACCAGCAAGTTGAACAGGCTACTTGGAaggccgaggaagaaatgaaaaagaagtatcctcatttgtttgaatagcTATGTAATAGTTTTAATGAAGTTACTTCCTATAAAATTTGTATCACTTGTTCAGTTGATGTAAAGGTGTTCGTTTTTGGTTATATGTTGCTTATGAGGCCACGGCTGGTGTCGTTTCATGTTATCTTAAGTCATTGGATCATATACATATTGTTAGGATGTGTTTCTTGGGCTCTCTAACAGGTGGATAGcccagttacaaaggaaactcaggcgaaagttttggaaattttgggaGTTAATCAAAATTTGGGACTGTAGGTGTGTAGTGTGGTAGTTGAGTTTAATCAGATGCTAATAACGGACTCTAacactcattcgaggatgaatgatcttaagtgggggaggatctaaggccccgtaaaattttACCTAAAACCCGAAATTTCGTGGTGCCGAGTTAGGTTTATGTGATAAAGATTGTAGAGATTCTGCTAGCTGCAGTATAGGCTTTTTGGGCTGAGCAGTGTGTTGGTGAGCTGAAGAAAATTTTCAGAAGTTCAGGGAATTTTGTGCGGCCAATTTTGTTGCAGAGTGAAGTAGAGGTTTGAGCTAAATTTTGGACCaaatatgcggtccattatgcggtcgcataatcaTTTTGCGGACAGCATAACCCATCGCAAATCCCCACATAGAAATTCCCGGAGGGATGTTCTGTGATGCATTATGCAATCGTACAACAGGTCTGCGAACTGCATACTGGTCACAGACCGAAGCAGAAACTTCCAGTCCCTGAGGTCCATTATGCGGCCCATTTTGCAAACCACAGAAGCAATATGTGATTGCGTCAGAGCccctattttctaatttttaaactcGATCCCATGTAATTAAAAGATATGCCATAGTtcattttgagcatatttttTATACTTTAGAGTGAGAGAAAGAGCCCTAGAGTGAGAAAGTGATCTTCATCAAATTACTCTTCAACTCTTGCTAAAAACAAGGAAGATTAGCAAGGAAATCACCCTAGGTCTACATTCTAAAGGTAAGAATCTATACCCTACCCCTTAATTTCGAAAATCAACTAGAAGTGGGTAATTAGCAAGATGGTTCATGGGTATGAGGGTTGTTTATTTTGCATGCATGTGTGGTAAAAGAGTGTAGGAAGATTGTGAGCTAAaattgtaaggaagaaagatggatcgCTACAAATGATTATTGATTGTCGGCAGCTCAACAAAGTCAGAATAAAAAATAAGTACCCACTACCAAGGATAGATGATCGGTTTGATCAATTACAGGGTGCTAAGTACTTCTCCAAAATTGATTTACGGTCCAGGTATCACCAATTAAAGATCAGGAGCAAGATATTCCAAAAATAGCTTTCAGCACCTGGTACAGGAACTTTGAATTTCTAGTGATATCGTTTGGGCTAACAAATGACCCGGCATCTTTCATGGATCtcatgaatcgagtcttcaagtcTTTTCTGGACTTCTTTGTAatagtgttcattgacgatattcttgtgtattcacGAAGTCGAGAGGACCACATCGATTATCTTAGGGCAGTTCTGCAGAATCTTCCCCAACACCAATTGTATGCGAAGTTTTCAAAATGTGGATTTTGGCTTGAATTTGttacattcttgggtcatgttgtctCTAGAGAAGGAATTAAGGTTGATCCTCAAAATATTTCAGtggtgaagaattggcctagacctataACTCGAACAGAGATTCGCAATTTCTTGGGCTTAGTAGGGTATTACAGGAAGTTTATGGCGGGGttctctactcttgcctctccattgactaaattgacgtaGAAAGaggttaagttccaatggtccgatGCTTATGAATAGAGCTTCCAGGAGTTGAAATCAAGATTGGCTACGGCGCCAGTATTAACCCTGCCAGAGGGTACAGATGGGTTTGTGGTATACTGTGATGCTTCAAGGATTGGACTTGGGTGTGTATTAATGCAACATGGCAAGGtgatagcttatgcttctaggcaactcaagagtCATGAAAAGAGTTATCCGACAGATGACTTAGAGCTTGAAGCAATGGTATTTGCTTTGAAGATTTGGCgtcattatctgtatggggtccatgtggttGTATTCACtagaccacaagagccttcaatatattttcaaaccaaagaaattgaatatgaggcagagaagatggttggagttactCAAAGACTACGACATTGATATTTTATTTCATCCGAGGAAGGCTAACGTTGTGGCAGATACTCTTAGCCAGAAACCTATGGGAATTTTGGCCCACTTGGAAGCATATGAAAGGCCACTGGACAGGGAGGTTTATcggttggctagtttgggagttcatCTTTCGGACTCTAGTAAAGTTGGGGTGATTATGCAGAATATAGTTGAATCATTGCTTGTGGTGGAGGTCAAAGAaaagcagtatgatgatccattGTTGGTATAAGAAAAGGAGGGAATTCATAAACATAAGACCACAACTTTTTCTCTAGGCATGGATGATGGTGCACTACAGTACCAAAGGCGACTATGTGTTCCAAATGTAGATGGTCTTCAGGAAAGAATCATGGCTGAAGCTCACACTTATAGGTATTCGATGCACCCAAGTTCTACGAAAATGTATTATGATCTCAAGGAAGTCTATTAGTGGAATGACATTAAGAGGAATGTGGTatactttgtggcaaaatgtccaaACTTCCAGCAAGTGAAGGTCGAGCATCAAAGGCCCGATGGGTTGGCACAGAATATAGAAATTCCAATGTAGAAGTGGGaaatgattaatatggactttgtggtaggaCTACCGTGCACTCCGCTCAAGTTTGACTCATATTGGGTGATGTGAACTGACTCACGAAGTCAgcacacttcttgccagttaaatcttcCGACGTAGCGGAacaatatgctcagttgtatatcaaggaaatagttaggttgcatggcactccaatttctatcatttcggatcgaggagCACAGTTCACAGATAAATTTTGGAATAACTTTCAACAAagtttgggtactcaggtgaatcTTAGTACAACCTTTCACCCACAGACTGACGGGCAAGCAGAGAGGACTATGTAGATGtttgaggatatgttgcgtgcttgcGTCCTTgacttcaaaggtagttgggaggACCATttaccactcatagaatttgcttacaacaacggctatcatgctagtattcatatggcaccattcgaggcatTATATAGTACAGGATGTAGGTCTCCCATCGGGTGGTTCAAGATTGGGGAGGCTAAATTTATAGGGCCAGATCTCATGCATCAAGCTATGGAAAAGTTTAAGATCATTAAAAAGcagttgaaaactgctcagagccGTCAAAAGTCCTATTCGGATGTTCGTCAAAAAGACTTGGaattcaaagaagatgattgagtattcttgaaggtttcccccatgaagggtataaTGTGGTTtgagaagaaagggaaattgagtctgaggtatgtcgggccgtacaaaatcattcaaaggattggtcaggtggcgtaCAAACTGGAGAGGCCACCTGAGATGTCACAAGTGCACCAGGTACTCCATGTGTTTATGTTAAAGAAGGTAGTTAGAGATCCGTCGCTTATTGTGCTAGTTGAGACTAtcgaggttaatgaagaactatcatatgaagaaattccagttgccattcttgataggcaagtccaaaagtttagaaataaagaaattgcctccgtgaaagtgttatggcaaaGCCAGCAGGTTGATGAGGttacttgggaggccgaggaagaaatgaaaaagaagtactCCGATTTGTTTGAATAGCTATGTAATAGTTTCTATGAAGTTACTTCCTATAAAATTTGTATCACTTGTTCAGTTGATGTAAAGGTATTCCTTTTTTGGTTATATGTTGCTTATGAGTCCACGGTTGGTGTCGTTTCATGTTATGTTACGTCATTGGATCATATACATGTTGTTAGGATGTGTTTATGAGGCTCTCTAACTGGTGGATAGGcccagttacaaaggaaacttAGGCAAAACTTTTGGAAATTTTGGGAGTTAGTCATAATTTGGGACTGTTGGTGTGTAGTGTGGCAGTTGAGTTGAATCAGATGCTAATAATGGACTCTgaccctcattcgaggacgaatgatcttaagtgggggaggatgtaaggccccgtaaaattttACTTAAAACCTAGAATTTCATGGTGCCGATTAGGCTTATATGTTAAAGATTGTAGAGATACTGCTCGCCGTGGTACGAGCTTTTTAGGCTGAGCAGTGTGTTGGTGAGCTGAAGAAAATTTTCAGAAGTTCAGGTTGTTTTGTGCGGCCAATTCTTCCGCGGAGTGAAGCAGAGATTTGAGCTAATTTTTGGACCAAATATGCGGTCACATAATCATTTTGTGAACCGTATAACCCATCTCAAATCCCCACACAAAAGTTTCTGGAGGGatgttctgcggtgcattatgcgaacGCACAATAggtctgcggaccgcatattGGTCGCAGACCGAAGCAAAAAATTCCACTCCCTGAGGGCCGTTATGTGGCCCATTTTGCGAACTGCAGAAGCAATATGCGATCGTATATGCGACCGCAGAGCTGTGTCGAAGcccatattttctaatttttaaacccGATCCTATGTCGTTAAAACATATGCCACAGttcattttgagcatatttctAATACTTTAGAGTGAGAGAAAGAGCCCTAGAGTGAGAAAGTGATCTTCATCAAATTACTCTTCAACTCTTGCTAAAAACTTGGAAGATTATCAAGGAAAGCACCTTAGCTCTTCATCCTAAAGGTAAGAATCTATACCCTAGCCCTTAATTTTGAAAATCAACTAGAAGTGGGTAATTAGCAAGatggttcatgggtataaggatTGTTCATTTTGCATGCATGTGTGGTAAAAGAGTGTAGGAAGATTGTGAGCTAAAAATGGTAAAGGATGGGTTGTGGGGTGATGGAATCTTTCACAAAAGGGTCTTGAAACCTTAATTCACACTTAATGTTTAaaaaaatgctcaaatgagctagaactaTGATCGTTTTCCTAAATTTTGGTTCAATTTGTGATATTGCTAAAATAGATTGACATTGCTAAGAGTTCCGGAATATTGTAGAGTTTAAGGAAGCtcatttgaggtatgtatggctaaaaccccctcttcttagaattgAACTCCCTTGGTATTCATGCAATCGGTGTAAGTCTCAAATCAATCGTTATAGAAATTGTTATTCCGAATGTGCTTGCGTTGAATAATTATATGTGCAATATGTGTTCCTGTGCTTTCATCATATTATCTTATCATTTGAGGATGtgttaaaaatatgaaaaatgtgCTACAAATGCCTACACTTCAAGTCAAATTCAAATAAAGATTGTTATGCCAAATTGTGTGAAAAGCCTCTATGTGCCTTAAATTCTAAATTGCTCGTGTGTGTATTCAAAGTCTTGGATGAAAGGCCTTATTTTTGTTGATATGATAATAATGTGAAATGTGGAAGGGAACTTGAATTATGAAATGCGGCCAAGTGCCAAGTATGATATAACAATTGTGGCTGCTAGTGCCGATGAACTGAAAGATGTGAAAGAAGtatgaaatgagatgattgatagaAAATGGTAATGTCTTGGGCGAGATGGCCTAgctgatcgggccgtgatcgaacATCGTGCTGCACTCATGGTGGTAATTGTGCTGAAAAATTTGAAACTAGAATTTGAGAATGAAATTGTGATTATGGTTGATGTCACAAATGAGACGACCTAGCTGAGCGTGTCGTGATTGGACTCCGTGTAAGATTGCGGTGGTATTGTGGATGATAGTGTATTAGTATGAAAGATGTCCCAACCTAAAACTATGGAAATTTACTTGGAAATTTATGTGATTCTTAATTTGATGTTATGGTGTTGTTTAAGGCATTTATTGATTTTATGATTATTTCCTTCTTGTATTATTGTtcattctaatgagatggtgtttagttatacatactttTACTATTCAacggtactaacatcccttttacTAGGGGCGTTGCGTCTTAAATGGATGCAAGTGGCTGCATAGCAGGCAGTATTGATCAGCGCTAGCAGTACATCCTCCTCCCAGCAGTCATGGTGAGCCTCATTTCATTTCGGGGTCATACATCTTTTGTTCCTTATGTATTGTACTT
The Nicotiana sylvestris chromosome 11, ASM39365v2, whole genome shotgun sequence DNA segment above includes these coding regions:
- the LOC138881477 gene encoding uncharacterized mitochondrial protein AtMg00860-like, with amino-acid sequence MDLMNRVFKSFLDFFVIVFIDDILVYSRSREDHIDYLRAVLQNLPQHQLYAKFSKCGFWLEFVTFLGHVVSREGIKVDPQNISVVKNWPRPITRTEIRNFLGLVGYYRKFMAGFSTLASPLTKLT
- the LOC138881478 gene encoding uncharacterized protein produces the protein MWFEKKGKLSLRYVGPYKIIQRIGQVAYKLERPPEMSQVHQVLHVFMLKKVVRDPSLIVLVETIEVNEELSYEEIPVAILDRQVQKFRNKEIASVKVLWQSQQVDEVTWEAEEEMKKKYSDLFE